The following are from one region of the Bacillus methanolicus MGA3 genome:
- the aceA gene encoding isocitrate lyase has translation MTDSRVQQLQESWEKDSRWKGITRPYSAEDVIKLRGSIDIEYTLARRGAEKLWKLVNEEDFVNALGALTGNQAVQQVKAGLKAIYLSGWQVAADANLAGHMYPDQSLYPANSVPHVVKRINQALQRADQIHHAEGDHSIDWFAPIVADAEAGFGGQLNVFELMKAMIEAGAAGVHFEDQLSSEKKCGHLGGKVLLPTQTAVKNLIAARLAADVMGVPTVLIARTDANAADMVTSDVDPYDAPFITGERTEEGFFRTKAGLDQAIARGLAYAPYADMIWCETSEPNLEEARRFAEAIHEKFPGKLLAYNCSPSFNWKKKLDDETIANFQIELGKMGYKFQFVTLAGFHTLNHSMFELARQYKDRGMAAYSELQQAEFASEKYGYTATRHQREVGTGYFDEVAMVISGGSSSTTALKGSTEVEQFIAAK, from the coding sequence ATGACAGATTCTAGAGTACAACAATTACAGGAAAGCTGGGAAAAGGATTCGCGCTGGAAAGGAATTACCCGTCCTTATTCAGCAGAAGATGTAATCAAATTACGTGGGTCAATTGACATTGAGTATACATTGGCACGCCGCGGTGCGGAAAAGCTTTGGAAGCTTGTAAATGAAGAAGATTTTGTAAATGCCCTTGGTGCACTTACAGGCAATCAGGCTGTTCAGCAAGTAAAAGCCGGACTGAAAGCTATTTACTTAAGCGGCTGGCAAGTTGCAGCTGATGCAAACTTGGCAGGTCATATGTACCCTGACCAAAGTTTATATCCGGCAAATAGTGTTCCGCACGTAGTAAAACGTATTAATCAAGCGTTGCAGCGTGCTGACCAAATCCATCATGCTGAAGGGGACCATTCAATTGATTGGTTTGCTCCGATCGTAGCTGATGCAGAAGCAGGCTTTGGCGGACAGCTGAACGTGTTTGAATTGATGAAAGCGATGATTGAAGCCGGGGCTGCAGGGGTTCACTTCGAAGATCAGCTTTCTTCAGAAAAGAAATGCGGACACCTTGGAGGAAAAGTATTACTTCCAACACAAACTGCAGTGAAAAACTTGATTGCTGCACGTTTAGCAGCTGATGTAATGGGTGTACCAACAGTGTTAATTGCTCGGACAGATGCAAACGCAGCGGATATGGTAACAAGTGATGTGGATCCATACGATGCTCCGTTCATTACTGGAGAGCGTACAGAAGAAGGATTCTTCCGCACAAAAGCTGGTTTAGATCAAGCGATTGCTCGCGGATTGGCATATGCACCGTATGCTGATATGATCTGGTGTGAAACATCTGAGCCAAACTTAGAGGAAGCAAGACGATTTGCGGAAGCTATTCATGAGAAGTTCCCTGGCAAGCTGTTAGCTTACAACTGCTCACCATCATTTAACTGGAAGAAAAAGCTTGATGATGAAACGATTGCGAATTTCCAAATTGAGCTCGGAAAAATGGGCTACAAGTTCCAATTCGTTACACTAGCAGGATTCCATACATTGAACCACAGCATGTTCGAACTAGCACGTCAATACAAAGACCGCGGAATGGCGGCTTATTCTGAATTGCAGCAAGCTGAATTTGCAAGTGAAAAGTACGGCTATACAGCTACAAGACACCAGCGTGAAGTTGGCACAGGCTACTTTGATGAAGTTGCCATGGTGATCAGTGGTGGAAGTTCTTCAACTACTGCATTAAAAGGCTCAACGGAAGTAGAACAATTTATCGCCGCAAAATAA
- the gatC gene encoding Asp-tRNA(Asn)/Glu-tRNA(Gln) amidotransferase subunit GatC has translation MSRISKDQVKHVAHLARLAITEEEAEKFTKQLDAIISFAEQLNELDTEGVKPTSHVLDMKNVLREDKPEKGLPQEEVLKNAPEHEKGQFKVPSILE, from the coding sequence ATGTCAAGGATTTCAAAAGACCAGGTAAAGCACGTCGCCCATCTGGCAAGACTTGCGATTACAGAAGAAGAAGCCGAAAAATTTACAAAACAGTTGGATGCAATTATTTCGTTTGCCGAGCAATTAAATGAGCTTGATACGGAAGGCGTCAAACCAACTTCACATGTTCTGGATATGAAAAATGTACTGCGCGAGGACAAGCCTGAGAAAGGACTTCCACAGGAAGAAGTATTAAAAAATGCGCCGGAACATGAAAAGGGACAATTCAAAGTACCGTCTATTTTAGAATAG
- the pruA gene encoding L-glutamate gamma-semialdehyde dehydrogenase → MVQPYKHEPFTDFTVEENRKAYLQGLKTVEGYLGQDYDLVIGGERISTEDKIISINPSNKEEVIGRVSKANKELAEKAMQAAVEAFKTWRKVKPETRADVLFKAAAILRRRKHEFSALLTKEAGKPWKEADADTAEAIDFLEYYGRQMLRIKDGVPVNSRPNEFNRYDYIPLGVGVIISPWNFPLAIMAGTTVAAIVSGNTVVLKPASATPVVAAKFVEVMEEAGLPKGVLNFVPGSGSEVGDYLVDHKDTRFISFTGSRDVGLRIYERASKLNDGQIWLKRVIAEMGGKDTIIVDKEADLELAAQSIVASAFGFSGQKCSACSRAVVFEDVYDQVLNRVVELTNQLTVGNPEDQNTFMGPVIDQNAFNKIMEYIEIGKQEGKLKTGGEGDSSKGFFIKPTVFADLDPKARIMQEEIFGPVVGFAKAKDFDHAIEIANNTEYGLTGAVISNNREHIEKAREDFHVGNLYFNRGCTGAIVGYQPFGGFNMSGTDSKAGGPDYLLLHMQAKTTSEMF, encoded by the coding sequence ATGGTACAACCTTACAAACATGAGCCTTTTACAGACTTTACTGTGGAAGAAAACAGAAAAGCGTACCTGCAAGGCTTAAAAACAGTTGAGGGCTATTTAGGTCAAGACTATGATTTAGTGATTGGCGGAGAGCGCATCTCCACAGAAGATAAGATTATTTCCATCAATCCTTCCAATAAAGAGGAAGTTATCGGCCGCGTATCCAAAGCAAACAAAGAGCTTGCGGAAAAAGCGATGCAGGCTGCCGTGGAAGCGTTTAAAACATGGAGAAAGGTAAAACCGGAAACACGTGCGGATGTGCTGTTCAAAGCTGCAGCGATTCTTCGCCGCCGCAAGCATGAATTTTCTGCGTTATTGACAAAAGAAGCCGGTAAGCCGTGGAAAGAAGCGGACGCTGATACAGCGGAAGCGATTGACTTCCTTGAATACTATGGGCGGCAAATGCTTCGCATCAAAGACGGTGTACCGGTTAACAGCCGTCCGAATGAATTCAACCGTTATGACTACATTCCATTAGGAGTCGGAGTCATTATTTCTCCATGGAACTTCCCGTTAGCGATCATGGCTGGAACAACGGTTGCGGCTATTGTATCCGGAAACACGGTTGTGTTAAAACCAGCGTCTGCAACTCCGGTTGTTGCAGCAAAATTCGTAGAAGTGATGGAAGAAGCAGGCCTTCCAAAAGGCGTGTTAAATTTCGTTCCGGGCAGCGGTTCGGAAGTAGGCGACTATTTAGTTGATCATAAAGATACCCGCTTCATTTCCTTCACTGGATCCCGCGATGTGGGCTTACGCATTTACGAACGCGCATCAAAATTAAATGACGGCCAAATCTGGCTGAAGCGCGTTATCGCAGAAATGGGAGGAAAAGACACAATTATCGTTGATAAAGAAGCTGATCTTGAATTAGCAGCGCAATCGATTGTGGCTTCTGCGTTCGGATTCTCCGGGCAAAAATGTTCGGCTTGTTCCCGTGCGGTTGTCTTTGAGGATGTATATGATCAAGTATTAAACCGAGTTGTGGAGTTAACGAATCAATTAACAGTAGGAAATCCTGAAGATCAAAACACATTCATGGGCCCTGTTATTGATCAAAACGCCTTCAACAAAATCATGGAATATATTGAAATCGGGAAGCAGGAAGGCAAACTGAAGACAGGCGGAGAAGGAGATAGCTCTAAAGGCTTCTTCATAAAGCCGACTGTATTTGCTGATCTTGATCCTAAAGCACGCATCATGCAGGAAGAAATCTTCGGACCGGTTGTTGGCTTTGCAAAAGCGAAAGATTTCGATCATGCGATTGAAATTGCAAACAATACCGAGTACGGTTTAACAGGTGCAGTTATCTCAAATAATCGCGAACACATCGAAAAAGCGCGTGAAGATTTCCATGTCGGAAACTTGTACTTTAACCGCGGATGTACTGGCGCCATCGTTGGGTATCAGCCGTTTGGCGGATTCAACATGTCCGGTACAGATTCAAAAGCAGGCGGTCCTGATTACTTGCTTCTGCATATGCAAGCGAAAACAACTTCAGAAATGTTCTAA
- the aceB gene encoding malate synthase A: MSTQTTGIEIVGSIKPGYEEILTAEALNFIEELERKFGPRRKELLQLRQKRQEEINQGKLPDFLPETEHIRNGDWTISPLPDDLRDRRVEITGPTDRKMIINALNSGAKIFMADCEDATSPTWENIVEGQINLRDAVNRTISFENPNGKKYVLNEKTAVLLVRPRGLHLEEKHLLLDGKPISGSFFDFGMYFFHNAKNLIARGTGPYFYLPKLESHLEARLWNDVFVYSQEKLGIPQGTIKATVLIETILAAFEMHEILYELREHSAGLNCGRWDYIFSYLKKFRNHENVILPDRSQVTMTVPFMRSYSLLTIQTCHRRKAPAIGGMAAQIPVKNNPKANEEAFAKVRADKEREARDGHDGTWVAHPALVPVALEVFNREMPDANQIETKKLEELNVSASDLLEVPEGTITENGVRMNINVGIQYVASWLSGRGAAPIHNLMEDAATAEISRAQLWQWIRHPKGILDDGRKVTVEMYEQFKKEELEKIKQEIGAEAYANGRFEEAVELFDKLILNDEFAEFLTLPGYEIL; this comes from the coding sequence ATGTCCACTCAAACGACAGGCATTGAAATCGTTGGTTCGATCAAACCGGGATATGAAGAAATCCTAACAGCAGAAGCACTCAATTTTATTGAAGAATTGGAAAGAAAGTTTGGTCCACGGAGAAAAGAACTGCTGCAGCTCCGGCAAAAAAGGCAAGAAGAAATCAACCAGGGAAAACTCCCGGATTTTCTTCCTGAAACAGAGCATATTCGAAACGGGGATTGGACAATCTCGCCGCTTCCAGACGATCTACGTGACAGACGTGTGGAAATTACCGGACCAACCGATCGAAAAATGATAATAAATGCGTTGAATTCCGGTGCCAAAATCTTTATGGCAGATTGTGAGGACGCCACTTCACCAACTTGGGAAAACATTGTCGAAGGGCAGATTAATCTTAGAGATGCAGTGAACCGGACGATCTCGTTCGAAAATCCAAACGGCAAGAAATATGTTCTTAATGAAAAAACAGCTGTACTTCTTGTTCGTCCAAGAGGCCTTCATCTTGAAGAAAAACATTTGCTGCTTGATGGAAAACCGATTTCCGGCAGTTTCTTCGATTTTGGAATGTACTTTTTCCATAATGCAAAAAATCTGATTGCGAGAGGAACCGGCCCTTATTTTTACTTGCCGAAGCTTGAAAGCCATCTTGAAGCAAGACTGTGGAATGACGTATTTGTTTATTCACAGGAAAAGCTGGGTATCCCTCAAGGGACAATAAAAGCAACGGTTCTTATTGAAACGATTTTGGCTGCGTTCGAAATGCATGAGATCTTATATGAATTAAGGGAGCATTCTGCCGGATTGAACTGCGGACGCTGGGATTATATTTTCAGCTACTTGAAAAAGTTCCGCAATCACGAAAATGTCATCTTGCCTGATAGATCACAGGTGACAATGACTGTTCCGTTTATGAGATCTTACTCACTGCTGACGATTCAGACTTGCCACCGCCGTAAAGCGCCGGCAATTGGAGGTATGGCGGCACAAATTCCTGTTAAAAACAATCCGAAAGCAAATGAAGAAGCTTTTGCAAAAGTACGTGCCGATAAAGAACGGGAAGCACGCGACGGTCATGATGGGACATGGGTAGCACACCCTGCTTTAGTTCCGGTTGCGCTAGAAGTTTTTAATCGGGAAATGCCTGATGCCAATCAAATTGAAACGAAAAAACTTGAAGAACTTAACGTTTCAGCCAGTGACTTACTCGAAGTTCCTGAGGGAACGATCACAGAAAATGGTGTCCGAATGAACATCAATGTCGGAATCCAATATGTGGCATCTTGGCTAAGCGGCAGAGGCGCAGCGCCTATCCATAATCTAATGGAAGATGCTGCTACAGCAGAAATTTCAAGGGCACAGCTTTGGCAATGGATCCGCCATCCAAAAGGTATTTTAGATGACGGCAGAAAAGTGACCGTTGAGATGTATGAGCAGTTTAAGAAAGAAGAGCTCGAAAAAATTAAACAGGAAATCGGTGCTGAAGCTTATGCTAATGGCCGGTTTGAAGAGGCAGTTGAATTGTTTGACAAGCTAATATTAAACGATGAGTTTGCTGAATTCCTAACTCTTCCGGGTTATGAAATTCTATAG
- a CDS encoding YueI family protein — MPKQNVNDYILQGIHGKKETKPDERRKFLGILRERIVAALTQHQVRENGVYKEMETLMKENPNAHLYLNGNMNYSYLSKYMKVAKKYKIESTIVTNKVHDTEIGLVLAYDFAIDKEEIYIMKQKEENPQPQKGKSQKGLLSVFKNVFKKEK; from the coding sequence TTGCCAAAACAAAATGTTAATGATTATATCTTGCAAGGGATTCATGGAAAGAAAGAAACGAAACCGGATGAACGGCGAAAATTTCTAGGTATACTTAGAGAAAGGATTGTCGCGGCCCTAACTCAACATCAAGTGAGAGAAAACGGGGTTTATAAAGAAATGGAGACTCTAATGAAGGAAAACCCGAATGCTCATCTTTACTTAAACGGGAATATGAATTATTCCTATTTGTCCAAATATATGAAAGTGGCAAAAAAATATAAAATTGAATCTACAATAGTGACAAATAAAGTCCATGACACAGAGATTGGTCTTGTTCTTGCTTATGATTTTGCAATCGATAAGGAAGAAATATATATTATGAAACAGAAAGAGGAGAATCCACAGCCGCAAAAAGGCAAAAGCCAAAAAGGATTGCTGTCAGTTTTCAAAAACGTTTTTAAAAAAGAAAAGTAG